GCGCTTTTAGTAACGTACTTTTCCCAGAACCACTTGTTCCCACAACTGCAGCTAATTCACCTACTCTAACTGACAGAGTGACATGATTTAATATCTGGTCCATACCACGTTGTAAAACAACATCCTGTAGCGAAAATGCTTCTATAGATGAGGAATTTTTCACATAATCTAACTGTTGCTGGGGTGTTTTATCAGTAATGACCAGATCGATTTCTTCAACTGGTTGGTTCAACAATCCGTAGACTCTAGCTGAGCCTGATAAGGAATGCTGTAGGGAAGCAATAATTCTGCCAAACTCCAAAAAAATAAACACCATAGTCGTCTGTAACTGCACCAATTGCCCTAAAACACCTAGTTCATTTTTAGAATATATAAACAGCCCAACTACTAACATACCGCCAAACATAACAAAACTAAACAAAAAATTGATAGCATCTAATAATCCAGTCTTAAAACCTTGACTATTTGCGGTTTGGGTTAACTCCTTATTTGTATCAGCTATATCCTCTCTAACTACTTTCCCAGCAGAGAATGTTTTAATAATAGGCAATCCTTCTATGAATCCAGCAATTTTTGCAGTTATTTCCCCTAATTTTGCCTGAAGCCGATCATTTGTCTCCCTTAATGGCTGAACAAAACGCACATTAACAAAAGTGATACCAATACCTAACACAATAAAGATTAAAGAAAATCGCCAATCCATGATCAACATCGTGGTAGTCACCATAATCAAAGTCATCGCATTTTGTAAAATATTGCGCATACTCTCTCCGTATGCCTCTTCCATGTTGTGTGCGTCGTTAATGATACGAGATACCATTTCCCCAGGGTGATTAGCTTCAAAATAGGGAACGGGTAGCCTCGTAAGATGTTCGTACAGTGTTACTCTTATATCAGCCATTGTCTTCTTAATGATTCGTTGTAGACTGTAGTGGATGATAGGAACAACTGCACTAAATAAAAGAAAGGTTAGACTAATCAGGATAGCTGACCGGATCAATTGCTCTAAACTACCATTGACTGATGCTGTAATTAATTCATTGAGCGCAAAACTGATTGCTACTGGTAATGCTCCCATAATGGTACAGTCGGCCAGTAATGCGAAAAGATAGGCTCGACGTCGCGATTTTAGAAATACTAGCATATCCTTCCATTCTGAATAGGCTTTTTGAAATCCTTGTAATTCCATGGTATTCCTCCCATTTACTCCACTGAAAAACTAGGTTGCATGAGATGGTGATGCTCAATCTGTGGATTATAGAGCTTCCGATACAATCCATTTACGTCCATTAATTCGCGATGGGTTCCCCGTTCTACAATATTTCCACGATCCAACACCCAGATTTCATCACAATGTCGAATGGAAGAAAAGCGATGTGCTACCATCACAACCGTCTTTTTTTCTAAAAGCTTTTTAAGTCCTTCTTGGAACAAAAGCTCTGACTGAGCATCCAAAGCTGAAGTAGGCTCGTCCATGACAATAAAAGGTGCATTCTTAATAAAGGCGCGTGCAATGGCTATCCGTTGCTTTTGACCACCGGATAATTGGAAGCCTCCCTCACCAACCACAGTTTGATAGCCCTGAGACAACCCCGAAATAAATTTATGTGCATTCGCCAATTTCGCAGCTTCTACAATTTCACCTAGGGTTGCATCTTCTTTTCCGAAGGCAATATTTTCGGCAATTGACTTAGAAAAAAGAAAGACATCCTGTGGTACATAAGCAATGAAAGATCGTAACAAAGCGGCATCCCAATCTTGTGAATAGGAATGATCGTCTTTGACCTGGTAATGGCCCGTATTTGGAACATAAAGGCCACAAAGTAGTTTCACAATCGTTGATTTGCCACCTCCACTTGGTCCAACAAGCGCAATATGCCTACCTGTTTTTAATTCAAAATGTAAATTATGTAGAACTGGAGGTTTTTGTCCATCATATGTAAAGGAGATTCGTTCAAACTGCAAGCAAAGGTCTTTGGATAAGTAATGTTTTGGTACGGAACCTATGGAAAGGATTTTCTCTTCAGGCAACGATAAAATTTCCCCCGTACGTCTATACGACCCGAGTGCTTGTTGAAATTGAATAATTAAGTCAGGAATAACCGAAACAGGCTGTATAATATGTCCCAAGAAATAAACAAAGGCAATTAACTCCTCTGCTTTCAATTCTTGATGAGCGATTAGGTAAGCTCCATACAGAATACAAAATACCAAAGGACTTGACATAAATATAATATGAAGGGGATTTAGCCAAGCATGTCTACGTTCAATCTGTAGACTCTTTTGTAACATTTGTTCGATTGCCATTTTGAATTTCCGAAAGAAAGATTCATATAAATGAAACACTTTGATGATTGGAATTCCTGAGATAGTGTCCTTCATAATAGAGGCTGTACGACCGACCTGTTGTTGTAGTTCGTAGGAGTAGGCATTTAGAGGTTTACTTATCAAAGCTGCAAAAAGTAATGCAAAAGGAACTAAAGACAAGCTAAAAAGGATAAGTTTCCAGTTAACCAAAAAGAGGTATATAAAAGCAGCAATAAACATTAGCGGCTCTATGATTAGCTTTGGAAAATGTTCTGTCAAAAAACGTTGCACAATTGTTAAATCGTTAGAAAATCGGGATAAAAGATCACCCGTGTTATATTTTTCTACAGAGGAAAAAGCTGCATGTTCTAATTTTTCAGCAAAACGATTTCGTAAATCTCTTATAATGGAGGAACTGAATTTCGTAGATATCCATTTCACAAAGAAGTGTGAAACCATTCCGATAACGACACATATTCCAAACACATACAATAAGATGCTCATACGATCCTGAGTGTCATTCATAGAATAAGAGACCATCTGCTGAATATTGTATCCAATCACAACTTCTACAAGAACAGCTACAATGCTACAGATCACAATTAAAAGTAGAAAATACCAGTATGTAAAAATTGTTGCTACTATTTTTCCCCACATTGATTCTTGTACTTGACTACGTATTCGTTTTAACAAGTTGTTCTCTCCTCAAGATTCCCTTGATTTTTGTTATCCATAAATAAGAGTACACTATTTTTCAATTCTTGTTTAGTTAATTTTTTACAAAGTTTCTTCAATTTTTAATTTAAGCAATTTTTTATACTTGCATTTCATTCCCTTTAAGGCAGGATTATTAGTGAAAATACTTAACCATATGGTAGTCAGCTTGTATAATTGTAAACTAGGCAACTCAGATTAAGGAGAGGGCTATGAAAAAGAGGATTGCTTTATTTTATACAAGTGCACTTTTATATGAATATAGTGCCTGAACAGTCTATCGGATGTTAACAAAATAATTTGACATGCCAAGAAAAGCTCGGCCACAATACCAAGCTTCTCGACGTTACTAAACCTTCACGAGCCTGCTGGGGCTTGTTTTATCATGCATGCTTCAAATCATACTTCTACTTATAAAAGAAATAAAAGAAAATTCCCAAAAAAATAACGGTACATATTACATAAAACATTGTTAATCTTGTCAGATTTCTTTTTGTCTTCGTACCATAATTTTGATCTTTTGGCTTTATCCCTACCATGATAGTCCCAATAGCAGCTACCAAAACGATCAAAAAAATGAAAGGTATGAGGTAAGTCATTATTTTCAACTCTTTCTACCGTTTTATTTATCATACCTCATGATGGTAATAATAGAGACCATCCACTTTGCGTTTATTTTGCCCATCCACTTCATTAAGCTTTGTTGTTATTTGTTATTCATGATTTTTGTGTTCGAGTAGCCAGCAATCCCTTAATTCCCCTTCATGCCATTCGTGTTTCGGCAGTAATTTCACCTTTTCGAAACCACAACTTACGTAGCAACGAATCGCCCGCTCGTTCCATGTTTGAGGGTCCATAACTACCCTATCTGCTCCTTTTTCCTTATGTAAATATTCCACCATTGCCCGAACGAGTAGTCTGCCCATGCCACTGTTCCATCTCTCAGGCTCTCCAATAAATTGATCTGTTCCATAAACAACTTCTGTGTCGGTGTAGCCATAATCAAGTTTGGTTTCCTCATCAACCAAGTAAAACTGTATATATCCGATTGCTTGTCCATCATATTCAACGATACAACGGGTCTCTTCTCCATTGTCATCATAAAACTTTTGCGATACTTTACTTACATCATGAGGATTGTCTCTTCCCTCATAGTATTCTAATACAATCGGGTTTGTGAGCCATCTTACAAGCCATTCTTTATGTTCCTCTGCTAGTTTCCTAACAACTATTTTTCCGTTTTGAAAAATCATTCTTATCCCCTCCCACTCAAGATCATATCATTCTTGCTGGAAAAAGGAACAATGACTGTCTTTCTTCCCAAATGAGCAGAAAAGAGTGAACCTGCAAATGTTTAGCCTGCATGCTCACTCTTGCTTGCTGTTTTGCATGTTTATAAATGGAATTAAATTGCAGTTTGTATGCAATTTTTATGGAAGAAGTCGTGTCTTAGCTATAAGATGTAGGAGAGGAAATGCTACATGTAAAGGGGAGATTACATGATAACGAAAGAAGAATTACTATCAAATTTCGAAGGGGTTCGAAAACGAACCTTGAAGTACTTGACTGTGATTCCCGAGCAATTCATAGACTGGCGCCCAGATGATCATAAATTTTCAATTGGTGATATCGTTCGACATTTGGGTTCTACAGAATTAATGTTTTATCATGTGATCAGACAAAATGAATGGAAATATTATGGGCATGATCCTGATAAAGGCAGGACTATGAAAGAGGCTATACATTATCTACAGAATTGCCATGGTACCGTTTTAACAGGCCTTCAGCAGCTAGAGCCTGAGCAATTAACGATGAAGGTGAAAAATCTCTTAGGCTATGAAGTCAGTGCTTGGAGAATCATAATGGCAATGACTGAACATGAAATTCATCATCGAGGTCAGCTTTCTGCGTACATGCAAGCAAATCACATTGAGCCTCCACAAATATTCGGTTTGAAAATAGAGGAAGTACCGCATTAAGAAAGATAAAAAGACATTCCCTTCCGTACCTGTCACAACTTACTGAGGAAACGTCTTTTTTCAAACCATGTAAATTGATAAGGTTAAATTGTAGTTCACATTTACTTTGTAACATCTTCAACAAACAAGCTCTCACTAGTCTGCCCTAGTTTCTTCTCTAATCGCAAGAGTCTTTTTTCGTACATTTCGCGTTCTGCTTTATTCCTTTGCCGCAAATATGCCGTTTTCTTTTGCCAGCGCTCGAAGGCCATTTTTGTGTATGCATATGCCTTATCATATTCTTTTAATTGATGCTCACAAATCTTGGCTGCCTCAATACAAATTTCCTCACTACCCCACTCTTTGTCTTTCATACAAGCATCATAGCAATAAAGAGCCTTACTCCACTCCTTTTGACGCTTGAATATATGCCCCAGCGCAGCTTTTGCCCGCACGGCATAGGGATGTTTACTACGAGCCACTTCCCTATAATGAGACAGAGCCATATGCTCTGATCCGACCGCTTCATACCAACGCGCCACTTCATATCGCTCTTCCATAGACATCGTCACAGTCTCTACAGACAGTAGCATATTAGAGATATGAATATAGAGTGTAATAAGGGATAGAACATCTACTTCGTTATGCTGAAGCACGCCAGCAATATGCTCTGGATTCCGCTCTCTAACATAATCAAAATAAAGCATTGGAGCTAGTGAACCAGGTACGTCTTCCAAGCGCCTGATCCCCAGCTTTTGTTGTTCTACTATAGACAACCTACATGAAACGAGCTCATTCTTCCATAATCTTCTCGCACCATGCAACAAATCGATATGTCCAAACACAGGCAAGGCTGGTACATCCTTTCGTACCAACGTATGTCGAGTTTTTACTTGAGGCCAGTCGAATGATTTTCCATTATAGGTAACTAATTGTTTGGACTCCTTAACATCAGCTAAAAATGACTGATACAGCGTAATTTCAGAAAAAGGGTCTGTTAAAAAATGCTGACGAACGATTATTTCATCCTGTTCCAGTTTACTATAGCCCAATAAAAAGATGGTATTTCCCACCCCACCATGTAAACCAGTTGTTTCTGTATCAAAAAAAAGTAAATCCTCCGGGCGTTTGTTAGCGATAGACAGAGGATGCTCCAAACCGCTTTCGTTCCATTTATGAATAACGTCAAGTAAAGCCGCAAATTCGTAGTTCCCATGAATCATATCTAAGGGATAACGAACCTCTCGCACCATAGCATACTCCTCTTCGCCAAAGAATGGTTTGGCTTGAAGCCGTCGCCATGTATCTGCATAGGGAATCTGCGATTGAGGTGTTTCATGTACACTTTGCTTACATTCGAACTCCTCTGGTTTATGTGAATTGAACACTGATATTTCGCTCTGTTTTTCTGGCTCAGCACGTTTTTCCTTTTGGTCCATATGCTCGATACTACTATCAAGCGTCAGATGCTTTTTCATCCGTTGCAATTTATTTTTAAGAGACAAACGCTGTCCCCCCCTGCGCCACCCGCAATAAAGATAGTGCTAGTTCTTTTCCATCCCGTTCCACATATCCAATACACGAAGGACACCCTGACGCACATGGACATAAGCTAATCATCTCTTCTGCTTTAGCAAGTATGGTTTCCATCTGGTTATACACCTGTTCGCTAAGACCAATGCCACCTGGATAGCGATCGTAGAAGAATATAGTTGGTTGATTCGAGTGAACTGCTTTGCGCTGTGAGATCACATGTAAATCTTTCGGATCACACATTACCCATAGAGGGGCAACGTGTTGCAGTACATGTCCAGCCCCAACTAGCCCAAGCTCTACCTCCTCTTGACCAATCGTTTGTAAAATGGACTCTGGGAAACTAATCCATGCTGCATTCGTATGCAATTCCTCTTCTGGCAAATGTATCGGTCCTGATCCAATGTTCTCATGGGTCTCGAACTTGATTTTTTTAAAAATCGTTGCCATAGCATTAACAGCTACTTCCCCGTAAGCCAATTCAGTCTCCTTCTGCTTTCGTGTAGCATCTGACTCTAGTACTTTTAATTGTACCGCCAAATTAGCATCTGTATAATAATCGACCTTAACCTCACGGATAAAAGCCTTTTTCTCTTCATAATCCAGCTTTTCCACTTGATACTGTACCCCTTGATGCAGATAAATCGCTTCTTCATGTAACAATGTCATTGAACTGAAACGATCCATTTCTCCAATGACCTTCTCCTGTCCGCGGTCGGTAATGTCGACAATCACCACGTTCTCCTGTGAAGCAGAGCGTAAGCTGATGTTATGGGCTGGGAAAGAATCGTTCATCCAGAACCACTTTCCTTTGGAGGCGTGCAGAATCTGCTCTTCCGTTAAGAATTCTAGAATTTCTACTATTTCAGCTCGACCAAATGTATCTCCCTTTGTAAAAGGTAATTCATATGCTGCACACTTGATGTGATCCACGAGAATAATTAGATTGTCAGGATTGATACGAGCTGACTCAGGATTTCGTTCAAAAAAATACTCTGGGTGTTGAATAATATATTGGTCAAGCGGTGAAGAACTACCAACCATGACAACAACAGACTCATCTTGGCGACGCCCAGCTCTTCCTGCCTGTTGCCAGGTACTAGCTACGGAGCCTGGATAACCTGTAATAACACATGCCTGTAATTGTCCAATATCTACTCCTAGCTCTAGTGCATTCGTGCTAACCACCCCGGCAATATCACCTTGCCGCAATCCACGCTCAATTTGTCGTCGTTGTGACGGTAAATATCCGCCTCTATAGCCTTGGATTGTCTTGGGTCCCAGTTTTTTGCGGATCAGCTCTTGTAAATAGGTCAAAAGTATCTCCACACGCACACGACTTCTCGCAAATAAAATCGTTTGAATTCCATTTGTCAAAAAAGCGGACGCAATGTCTCGAGCTTCTAATGTAGCACTACGACGAATATTTAATTGGTGATTTACAATAGGTGGATTGTAAAATATAAAATGCTTCGTCCCTGTGGGAGCCCCATTATTATCTACGAGCTCCATCTGTTCCTCTGTAATCTGTTC
This is a stretch of genomic DNA from Brevibacillus laterosporus DSM 25. It encodes these proteins:
- a CDS encoding ABC transporter ATP-binding protein gives rise to the protein MELQGFQKAYSEWKDMLVFLKSRRRAYLFALLADCTIMGALPVAISFALNELITASVNGSLEQLIRSAILISLTFLLFSAVVPIIHYSLQRIIKKTMADIRVTLYEHLTRLPVPYFEANHPGEMVSRIINDAHNMEEAYGESMRNILQNAMTLIMVTTTMLIMDWRFSLIFIVLGIGITFVNVRFVQPLRETNDRLQAKLGEITAKIAGFIEGLPIIKTFSAGKVVREDIADTNKELTQTANSQGFKTGLLDAINFLFSFVMFGGMLVVGLFIYSKNELGVLGQLVQLQTTMVFIFLEFGRIIASLQHSLSGSARVYGLLNQPVEEIDLVITDKTPQQQLDYVKNSSSIEAFSLQDVVLQRGMDQILNHVTLSVRVGELAAVVGTSGSGKSTLLKALLGFYPPAKGDIYFFAKNAKTHTLTQVRELIAYVPQDPHLFEGTIEENIRFGRPDAEEGELIEAAKAAFAHEFILELPDGYKTRIGEDNVRLSGGQRQRIAIARALVSKSPIVLFDEPTSALDSHSETCVRDAIRSLKDQRTVMIVTHQMQTAEIADVIFVMEQGSIVDHGSPNEMKAKEGPYLRLFAGETSSNKAIPIH
- a CDS encoding ABC transporter ATP-binding protein; this translates as MLKRIRSQVQESMWGKIVATIFTYWYFLLLIVICSIVAVLVEVVIGYNIQQMVSYSMNDTQDRMSILLYVFGICVVIGMVSHFFVKWISTKFSSSIIRDLRNRFAEKLEHAAFSSVEKYNTGDLLSRFSNDLTIVQRFLTEHFPKLIIEPLMFIAAFIYLFLVNWKLILFSLSLVPFALLFAALISKPLNAYSYELQQQVGRTASIMKDTISGIPIIKVFHLYESFFRKFKMAIEQMLQKSLQIERRHAWLNPLHIIFMSSPLVFCILYGAYLIAHQELKAEELIAFVYFLGHIIQPVSVIPDLIIQFQQALGSYRRTGEILSLPEEKILSIGSVPKHYLSKDLCLQFERISFTYDGQKPPVLHNLHFELKTGRHIALVGPSGGGKSTIVKLLCGLYVPNTGHYQVKDDHSYSQDWDAALLRSFIAYVPQDVFLFSKSIAENIAFGKEDATLGEIVEAAKLANAHKFISGLSQGYQTVVGEGGFQLSGGQKQRIAIARAFIKNAPFIVMDEPTSALDAQSELLFQEGLKKLLEKKTVVMVAHRFSSIRHCDEIWVLDRGNIVERGTHRELMDVNGLYRKLYNPQIEHHHLMQPSFSVE
- a CDS encoding GNAT family N-acetyltransferase, whose protein sequence is MIFQNGKIVVRKLAEEHKEWLVRWLTNPIVLEYYEGRDNPHDVSKVSQKFYDDNGEETRCIVEYDGQAIGYIQFYLVDEETKLDYGYTDTEVVYGTDQFIGEPERWNSGMGRLLVRAMVEYLHKEKGADRVVMDPQTWNERAIRCYVSCGFEKVKLLPKHEWHEGELRDCWLLEHKNHE
- a CDS encoding DinB family protein, coding for MITKEELLSNFEGVRKRTLKYLTVIPEQFIDWRPDDHKFSIGDIVRHLGSTELMFYHVIRQNEWKYYGHDPDKGRTMKEAIHYLQNCHGTVLTGLQQLEPEQLTMKVKNLLGYEVSAWRIIMAMTEHEIHHRGQLSAYMQANHIEPPQIFGLKIEEVPH
- a CDS encoding ribonuclease H-like domain-containing protein; translated protein: MSLKNKLQRMKKHLTLDSSIEHMDQKEKRAEPEKQSEISVFNSHKPEEFECKQSVHETPQSQIPYADTWRRLQAKPFFGEEEYAMVREVRYPLDMIHGNYEFAALLDVIHKWNESGLEHPLSIANKRPEDLLFFDTETTGLHGGVGNTIFLLGYSKLEQDEIIVRQHFLTDPFSEITLYQSFLADVKESKQLVTYNGKSFDWPQVKTRHTLVRKDVPALPVFGHIDLLHGARRLWKNELVSCRLSIVEQQKLGIRRLEDVPGSLAPMLYFDYVRERNPEHIAGVLQHNEVDVLSLITLYIHISNMLLSVETVTMSMEERYEVARWYEAVGSEHMALSHYREVARSKHPYAVRAKAALGHIFKRQKEWSKALYCYDACMKDKEWGSEEICIEAAKICEHQLKEYDKAYAYTKMAFERWQKKTAYLRQRNKAEREMYEKRLLRLEKKLGQTSESLFVEDVTK
- a CDS encoding DEAD/DEAH box helicase; the encoded protein is MLRKKNMAELLEEFRSDERMKQNIVNWTTIPPRDPQVVPFPEQIDERIAQALSRRGISSLYTHQATAFRHIQNGKHIVAVTPTASGKSMCYHLPILQTLANDTQARALYMFPTKALAQDQKSELHELINEMELPIKSETYDGDTPATIRQMVRKAGNIVITNPDMLHSAILPHHTKWVAFFEHLKYVVIDELHTYRGVFGSHVANVIRRLKRICSYYGSHPQFICTSATIANPLQLAEQITEEQMELVDNNGAPTGTKHFIFYNPPIVNHQLNIRRSATLEARDIASAFLTNGIQTILFARSRVRVEILLTYLQELIRKKLGPKTIQGYRGGYLPSQRRQIERGLRQGDIAGVVSTNALELGVDIGQLQACVITGYPGSVASTWQQAGRAGRRQDESVVVMVGSSSPLDQYIIQHPEYFFERNPESARINPDNLIILVDHIKCAAYELPFTKGDTFGRAEIVEILEFLTEEQILHASKGKWFWMNDSFPAHNISLRSASQENVVIVDITDRGQEKVIGEMDRFSSMTLLHEEAIYLHQGVQYQVEKLDYEEKKAFIREVKVDYYTDANLAVQLKVLESDATRKQKETELAYGEVAVNAMATIFKKIKFETHENIGSGPIHLPEEELHTNAAWISFPESILQTIGQEEVELGLVGAGHVLQHVAPLWVMCDPKDLHVISQRKAVHSNQPTIFFYDRYPGGIGLSEQVYNQMETILAKAEEMISLCPCASGCPSCIGYVERDGKELALSLLRVAQGGTAFVS